One segment of Deltaproteobacteria bacterium DNA contains the following:
- a CDS encoding cytochrome c biogenesis protein CcdA — protein sequence MTTGSAEMSYFIAFTAGFLSFISPCVLPLIPGYLSFITGFSFEDVTDAKAAAGLNRRIIVQSLLFIAGFSMIFILLGLSVTALGKLVNAYQDLIRQVGGVIVILLGLYMAGLLPTRFLNKEKRVILQKKPAGAIGSFLVGVTFGVGWTPCVGPILASVLIFASTKNSFIQGFTLLLAYTLGLALPFFISALALDRFLSFFRRFSRWMRWVGPVSGLFLVVMGILIFFDLLAKLIPGSLG from the coding sequence ATGACTACCGGTTCTGCTGAGATGAGCTATTTTATCGCCTTTACCGCCGGCTTTCTTTCTTTTATCTCACCTTGCGTCCTGCCTCTCATTCCGGGGTACCTGTCATTTATAACCGGATTTTCCTTTGAAGATGTGACGGATGCAAAAGCCGCGGCCGGTCTCAACCGCAGGATCATAGTCCAATCGCTCCTGTTCATCGCCGGGTTTTCTATGATCTTTATCTTGCTTGGCCTGTCTGTGACAGCCTTGGGCAAGCTGGTCAACGCCTATCAGGACCTGATCCGGCAGGTGGGCGGAGTGATTGTCATTTTGCTCGGGCTCTATATGGCCGGTCTTTTACCAACGCGCTTCTTGAATAAGGAGAAAAGGGTCATTCTGCAAAAAAAGCCGGCCGGAGCAATCGGTTCTTTTCTGGTCGGGGTGACATTTGGCGTAGGGTGGACTCCCTGCGTCGGGCCTATCCTGGCTTCGGTGTTGATTTTTGCCAGCACCAAGAACAGTTTTATCCAGGGCTTTACACTCCTTTTAGCCTATACGTTGGGGCTGGCATTGCCATTTTTCATAAGCGCATTGGCTCTTGATCGGTTTTTATCGTTTTTCCGTAGATTTAGCCGGTGGATGCGTTGGGTGGGGCCGGTTTCAGGTCTCTTCCTTGTCGTTATGGGGATTCTTATCTTTTTTGATCTCCTGGCAAAGCTGATTCCAGGCAGTTTGGGTTAG